A genome region from Gemmatimonadota bacterium includes the following:
- a CDS encoding acetyl-CoA C-acyltransferase has product MREAWIIDAVRTPVGRYGGALAAVRPDDLGAVPLRALVQRTGVDPGLLDDVILGCTNQAGEDNRNVARMSALLAGFPVEVPGQTVNRLCGSGLQAVHAAFHAVVAGAGAVFLAGGVESMSRAPFVLLKPEEAYARGAPQAADSALGWRFVNPRFPAHWTIALGETAELVAERWGITRLAQDEFALESQRRAAAAQQGGRFSAELVPVEVPQRKGLPARIEVDEHPRPDVTLERLAALPPVFRPGGTVTAGNSSGLNDGAAALLVMEADRARVLGLEPIARLAAAAAAGVEPELMGMGPVPATRRALAQAGLEASQLALIELNEAFAAQSVACIRELGLDPSRVNVNGGAIALGHPLGCSGARILTTLIHELRRRGGGYGLATMCIGVGQGIATIVEVFGS; this is encoded by the coding sequence ATGCGTGAGGCGTGGATCATCGATGCCGTGCGCACGCCGGTGGGTCGTTACGGCGGCGCGCTGGCCGCCGTCCGCCCCGACGACCTGGGCGCCGTGCCCCTGCGCGCGCTGGTCCAGCGGACGGGGGTGGATCCGGGGCTCCTGGATGACGTGATCCTGGGGTGCACGAACCAGGCAGGCGAAGACAACCGCAACGTGGCGCGGATGTCGGCACTGCTGGCTGGCTTTCCCGTCGAGGTGCCCGGGCAGACCGTGAACCGGCTGTGCGGCTCCGGGCTGCAGGCGGTGCATGCGGCGTTCCACGCTGTGGTGGCGGGCGCAGGCGCCGTGTTCCTGGCGGGCGGCGTGGAATCCATGAGTCGCGCGCCCTTCGTGCTGCTCAAGCCAGAAGAGGCGTATGCGCGGGGCGCGCCGCAGGCGGCAGACTCGGCGCTGGGCTGGCGGTTCGTGAATCCGCGTTTTCCGGCGCACTGGACCATCGCGCTGGGCGAGACCGCCGAGCTGGTGGCCGAGCGCTGGGGCATCACGAGGCTGGCGCAGGACGAGTTCGCGCTGGAAAGCCAGCGGCGGGCGGCGGCGGCGCAGCAGGGGGGGCGTTTTTCGGCCGAGCTGGTTCCGGTGGAGGTGCCGCAGCGCAAGGGTCTGCCGGCACGGATCGAGGTGGATGAGCATCCCCGGCCGGACGTGACGCTGGAGCGCCTGGCGGCGCTGCCGCCGGTGTTCAGGCCGGGAGGCACGGTCACGGCCGGGAACTCGTCGGGGCTGAATGACGGGGCAGCGGCACTGCTGGTCATGGAGGCGGACCGTGCCCGAGTGCTGGGGCTCGAGCCGATCGCCCGGCTGGCCGCCGCCGCCGCTGCCGGTGTGGAACCCGAACTCATGGGGATGGGCCCGGTCCCGGCGACGCGCCGTGCCCTGGCGCAGGCGGGACTCGAAGCCTCCCAGCTCGCGCTGATCGAGTTGAACGAGGCCTTCGCGGCCCAGTCGGTGGCCTGTATCCGGGAGCTCGGCCTCGATCCGTCGCGGGTCAACGTCAACGGCGGTGCCATCGCGCTCGGCCATCCGCTGGGTTGCTCCGGCGCCCGCATCCTGACCACGCTGATCCACGAGCTGCGGCGCCGCGGCGGCGGCTACGGCCTGGCCACGATGTGCATCGGCGTGGGCCAGGGAATCGCCACGATCGTGGAGGTATTCGGCTCGTGA
- a CDS encoding enoyl-CoA hydratase/isomerase family protein: MSSAARSVPRRSPASAGHVLVERDGTMGWIRINRPERLNAFFGRMRQEIEAALGEFEQDDAVRCVIITGVGRAFSTGGDASVMAELIEAGDEAAFETQAQMAAFRSPAAREGVRAFLEKRAPRFPR; this comes from the coding sequence GTGAGCAGTGCGGCGCGATCCGTCCCGCGTAGGTCACCGGCCAGCGCAGGGCACGTCCTGGTCGAGCGGGACGGCACAATGGGCTGGATCCGCATCAACCGGCCGGAGCGGCTGAACGCGTTCTTTGGGCGGATGCGGCAGGAAATCGAGGCTGCGCTGGGCGAGTTCGAGCAGGACGACGCCGTCCGCTGCGTGATCATCACCGGGGTCGGCCGCGCCTTCTCCACTGGCGGCGACGCCTCGGTGATGGCCGAGCTGATCGAAGCGGGCGACGAAGCCGCTTTCGAGACCCAGGCGCAGATGGCCGCCTTCCGCTCGCCCGCCGCCCGGGAGGGGGTGCGGGCCTTCCTCGAGAAGCGCGCGCCGCGCTTCCCCCGGTAG
- a CDS encoding 3-hydroxyacyl-CoA dehydrogenase family protein, whose product MSSRASDIRNVAVIGAGTMGHGIAQASAQAGFRVALLDTAADLVERGLERIRENLDQGVARGKLAPEARAAALDRLRGETELAEAVRDADLVIEAVPEKFELKVQVFRELHEHAPPHALLATNTSSLSVTDLQEAAPRREQVLGLHFFNPVHAMRLVEVVRGEWTEERAVQAGVAFARRLGKEPILVHDSPGFASSRLGVALGLEAMRMLEEGVASAEDIDRAMELGYRHPMGPLRLTDLVGLDVRLDIANYLSEKLGADRFRPPEVLKRLVAEGKLGKKSGEGFYRWKE is encoded by the coding sequence ATGTCATCCCGCGCGAGCGACATCCGGAACGTGGCCGTGATCGGCGCCGGCACCATGGGGCACGGCATTGCGCAGGCGAGCGCTCAAGCTGGTTTCCGGGTCGCGCTCCTGGACACTGCAGCCGACCTCGTCGAGCGGGGGCTCGAGCGGATCCGCGAAAACCTGGACCAGGGCGTCGCGCGCGGGAAGCTGGCCCCCGAGGCGCGGGCCGCCGCACTCGATCGGCTGCGCGGCGAGACCGAGCTGGCCGAAGCAGTCCGCGATGCCGATCTGGTGATCGAGGCGGTTCCCGAGAAATTCGAGCTCAAGGTCCAGGTATTCCGCGAACTGCACGAGCACGCGCCGCCGCACGCGCTCCTGGCCACCAACACCTCGAGCCTCAGCGTTACCGACCTGCAAGAGGCGGCGCCGCGACGCGAGCAGGTGCTCGGGCTGCACTTCTTCAACCCCGTGCACGCCATGCGCCTGGTCGAGGTGGTCCGGGGCGAATGGACGGAGGAGCGAGCGGTGCAGGCGGGGGTAGCATTCGCGCGACGGCTGGGCAAGGAGCCGATCCTGGTGCACGATTCGCCCGGCTTTGCCTCCTCGCGGCTCGGCGTGGCGCTCGGGCTCGAAGCCATGCGCATGCTGGAGGAGGGCGTGGCTAGCGCCGAGGATATTGACCGGGCGATGGAGTTGGGCTACCGCCATCCCATGGGGCCTCTGCGCCTGACCGACCTGGTCGGGCTGGACGTACGCCTCGACATCGCCAACTACCTGAGCGAGAAGCTGGGAGCAGACCGGTTCCGGCCGCCCGAGGTCCTGAAGCGTCTGGTGGCCGAAGGGAAGTTGGGCAAGAAGTCGGGCGAAGGCTTCTACCGCTGGAAGGAGTGA
- a CDS encoding enoyl-CoA hydratase/isomerase family protein: protein MDYETLLVSVEERVATIVVNRPDKRNALNMAVRRELLEVLDQLRSAPEARVVVFTGAGEKAFIAGADIAEFVERTPMEQRVAMGERPIFSEVAAYPKPTIAMINGFCLGGGCELALACDLRVAARSARLGQPEIKLGLLPGGGGTQRLPRLVGFGRAMRLVLTGEMIDAEEAERMGLVDLVVDDPALADRTRELARLLAGYSPVALRLAKEAVRAALETPLEAGLRYERELFGMAFSSEDMREGVRAFLEKRAPEFRGR, encoded by the coding sequence ATGGACTACGAGACCCTGCTGGTCAGCGTCGAGGAGCGGGTCGCGACCATTGTCGTCAACCGGCCGGACAAGCGCAACGCGCTGAACATGGCCGTTCGGCGCGAGTTGCTCGAGGTGCTGGACCAGCTCCGCAGCGCACCGGAGGCGCGCGTGGTGGTCTTCACCGGCGCTGGCGAGAAGGCTTTCATTGCCGGTGCGGACATCGCCGAGTTCGTGGAGCGCACGCCCATGGAGCAGCGCGTGGCCATGGGCGAACGGCCGATCTTCAGTGAGGTCGCCGCCTACCCGAAGCCCACCATCGCCATGATCAACGGCTTTTGCCTGGGCGGCGGTTGCGAGCTGGCGCTGGCCTGCGACCTGCGAGTCGCGGCCCGCTCCGCGCGCCTCGGACAGCCCGAGATCAAGCTGGGGCTGCTGCCGGGCGGTGGGGGGACGCAGCGACTCCCCCGGCTGGTGGGCTTCGGCCGCGCCATGCGGCTGGTGCTGACCGGCGAGATGATCGACGCCGAGGAGGCGGAGCGCATGGGCCTGGTGGACCTCGTCGTCGATGACCCGGCGCTGGCGGATCGCACCCGGGAGCTCGCCCGCCTGCTGGCCGGCTACTCGCCGGTCGCGCTGCGGCTGGCCAAGGAGGCGGTGCGCGCGGCGCTGGAAACGCCGCTCGAAGCCGGCCTCCGCTACGAGCGCGAATTGTTCGGCATGGCATTCAGCAGTGAAGACATGCGGGAGGGCGTGCGGGCATTCCTGGAGAAACGCGCGCCCGAGTTCCGGGGGCGCTAG
- a CDS encoding DUF3311 domain-containing protein, translating into MSIRAARRLAVAFFTAYVLVLTYPATLPFNRIRPLVLGLPFSLFWSALWVALAGIVFWILHRAESSAQRES; encoded by the coding sequence ATGAGCATACGTGCCGCCCGGCGGCTGGCCGTGGCCTTCTTCACCGCCTACGTGCTGGTGCTGACCTATCCCGCTACCCTGCCCTTCAATCGCATCCGCCCGCTCGTGCTGGGGCTGCCCTTTTCCCTGTTCTGGAGCGCGCTCTGGGTCGCGCTCGCGGGCATCGTGTTCTGGATCCTGCACCGGGCAGAGTCCAGCGCGCAGCGGGAGAGCTGA